The Pseudanabaena galeata CCNP1313 genome includes a region encoding these proteins:
- the ntcA gene encoding global nitrogen regulator NtcA codes for MNGGMFPPMTETFDRGKTIFFPGDPAERFYFLVKGAVKLSRVYEAGEEITVALLRENSVFGVLSLITGNRSDRFYHAVAFTPVELLSVPIDQVEKALKEDPELPMVLLRGLSSRILQTEMMIETLAHRDMGSRLVSFLLILCRDFGSPSNDGVTIDLKLSHQAIAEAIGSTRVTVTRLLGDLRKQKMIAISKKRITVHNPIELGQQFA; via the coding sequence ATGAATGGGGGAATGTTTCCACCCATGACGGAAACGTTTGATCGCGGCAAGACAATTTTTTTCCCTGGTGATCCTGCGGAGCGTTTTTACTTTTTAGTTAAAGGCGCAGTAAAACTCTCTAGAGTTTACGAAGCAGGTGAAGAAATTACTGTGGCTCTATTACGAGAAAATAGTGTTTTTGGTGTTTTGTCATTAATTACTGGCAATCGCTCCGATCGCTTTTATCATGCAGTAGCATTTACGCCTGTGGAGCTGCTCTCTGTCCCCATCGATCAAGTAGAGAAGGCTCTCAAAGAAGATCCCGAATTACCGATGGTCTTATTGCGTGGATTGTCGTCACGGATTTTACAGACGGAGATGATGATTGAGACGCTTGCCCATCGAGATATGGGATCAAGGCTAGTCAGCTTTTTGTTGATTCTCTGTCGTGATTTTGGTTCACCTTCTAATGATGGAGTGACGATTGATTTGAAGCTATCACATCAGGCGATCGCGGAAGCGATCGGCTCTACGCGAGTGACGGTGACGCGATTGCTTGGCGATCTACGCAAGCAAAAAATGATCGCAATCTCCAAAAAACGAATTACAGTCCATAATCCGATTGAGTTAGGTCAGCAATTTGCTTAG
- a CDS encoding ribose-phosphate pyrophosphokinase, giving the protein MNSGEDRLRLFAGSANLPLAQEISRYLGIELGPMVRKNFADGEVYVQVQESIRGCDVYLIQPTCRPVNDHLTELLIMIDACRRASARQITAVMPYYGYARADRKTAGRESITAKLVANLIVQSGADRVIAMDLHSAQIQGYFDIPCDHVYGSPVLFDYLNEKKLPDLVVVSPDVGGVARARAFAKKLDDAPLAIIDKRRQSHNVAEVMNVIGDVSGKTAVLVDDMIDTAGTIYEAAKLLRKEGARQVYACATHAIFSPPAIDRLSSGVFEEVIVTNSTPVRQENYFPQLRVLSVADLLGETIWRVHEDTSVSSMFR; this is encoded by the coding sequence GTATCGAACTAGGGCCTATGGTGCGAAAAAACTTCGCTGACGGGGAAGTCTATGTGCAAGTACAGGAATCGATTCGAGGTTGTGATGTTTATCTGATTCAACCTACTTGTCGCCCTGTTAATGACCATTTGACTGAATTATTAATTATGATCGATGCCTGCCGTCGTGCTTCGGCAAGACAGATCACGGCAGTTATGCCCTACTACGGCTATGCGCGGGCCGATCGCAAAACCGCAGGACGAGAGTCCATTACTGCAAAATTAGTTGCAAACTTAATCGTGCAGTCTGGAGCCGATCGCGTGATTGCGATGGATTTACACTCAGCCCAAATTCAAGGATATTTTGATATTCCTTGCGATCATGTTTATGGTTCTCCAGTTTTATTTGACTATCTCAATGAAAAGAAGCTACCTGACTTGGTGGTGGTTTCACCAGATGTAGGGGGAGTAGCTCGCGCCCGTGCTTTTGCTAAAAAACTTGATGATGCTCCTCTAGCCATCATTGACAAGCGCCGCCAAAGCCACAACGTGGCTGAGGTGATGAATGTGATTGGAGATGTGTCTGGCAAAACTGCTGTTCTTGTTGATGACATGATTGATACGGCTGGCACAATCTATGAAGCTGCTAAGCTCTTGAGAAAAGAAGGAGCGAGACAGGTTTATGCTTGTGCAACCCATGCTATTTTTTCGCCTCCAGCGATCGATCGCTTGTCTAGCGGCGTGTTTGAAGAAGTAATTGTGACCAACTCAACCCCCGTTAGACAAGAAAATTACTTTCCGCAATTGAGGGTACTATCGGTAGCTGACCTTTTGGGTGAGACAATCTGGCGGGTTCACGAAGATACATCTGTAAGCAGCATGTTTAGATAA